The Polaribacter sp. KT25b genome contains the following window.
TATTAATAGCTTCAGGATTAATTAATTTTGATAAAGCACGTACTTCTGTTAATCCTTTTGTAATAGTTTCTGAAACATCTTTAATATTTTCTTCTGTAGCGTTTTGCAGTTGAATTTTAGCTAAGGTTAAAAGTTGACCAATATTATCATGCAACTCCCAACTAATGTTTCTAAGTGTTTCTTCTCTAATTTCTATTTGAGTTTCTGTTATTTCTCTTTCAAACTTTTCTAACGCTTCCTTACGTTCTTCCACCAATGAATTTTTCTTTTTTTGAAAAACAGTAAACAAAACAATTAGAGCTATAACAATAAAAAGCACTAATAAAGTTGAAACTATTAAAACTATCCCTTCACTTTCTTGCATGAAATTAAACCATATATAAAACACAAATGAAATACAATAATAATAGAATAAAGTATAGGAAACATTATTCTAGAATTAAAATAACTAGAATATACCAAAGTAAAAAAAGGTATTGATGTTAAATAAAATAATAAAAACCCAACAGACACCCAAAAAGGCAACAATTTCTTGTAATTTAATATTCTATCAGAATTTAACAGTTCTCTAAAATAAAGAATTACAAGTACAGTATTTACAATACCTTCTAATACCACAGTATAATTTTGTAATTTAATAAAATAAAAACTAAAAAGATAAATGATATTAAAAAATAACACTAAATAAAGTAGAATATTTTTTGAAATTTTCTCTTTTAACAAACTATGATAAATTAAGGCGACTAAATTAAATTCAAAAAAAGTAAATATATTCAGAATTTTAACCCCATTGTTAAAACATTCATACCAATTATCTTTAGGTGTATCTAAGGAAGATAATTTTTCAAAAATTACAATAAACAATAAATAAAGGATAAAATATTTATAAAAACTATATTCTTTATATTTTGTATAATAAATTAAGGCAAAAATTAAAGAAGCATATTCAAAATAACTATAAAAATCTCCCAACATAGTTTCTAATTTGGGGGATTAACTTCTCCCCTATTTAAAGCAGAGCTACTATCACGAAGAGCTAGTTTTAAAGAAAACAAAGAAGCTCTATTAACATTTCTGGTAGTTTCATCTGCATATTTATCTAAAATACTCTTCATAGCTACTGGTTTAGATTTACCAGATTTTAAAGGCTCATAAGCTATATTTTTTTGATCACCAATATTTGTTGTTGGCGCTAAAATAAAACACATTCTATTTTGATATTCTTTAATTTTATAATCTGATGGATAAGCAGAAGTAAATATTCTAATTCCGGTTAGATCAATATCTTTTTCTTTAGACAATCTTTCTATATAAGCTATATATTGTTTAATTTCTGATAAACTAAAAAATTGAGAAATTGTAGCTACACTATCTTTCCCTTTGGATTTTTTAGTAATATATTCATTTAAAACAATTCTTTGACCGTTGTCATATTCTTTAAACATACTTGCCATTTCTGTGTAAGAAATTGCTTGTACTGGTCTTTCACTATTTTGAATATGTTCTTCGTGTTTAAGTTCACTTTTACAAGAAAAAAATAAAATTGATAATACAAAAAAAGTTAAAAGCCTTATTAATTTAGTTTTCATGATATTAGTAGTTTTTTATTAATAATTCACAAAATACAACATAAATAATTATACAAAATTAATAAAACTAAAAAAAAGGGGTTTTTCCCCTATAAATTAAGGGGTTTTTCCTAAGTGAAATACTCATTTATTTTTCCGATTTTTGAAGTGTTCTTTAATAAGAATATAATTATTTAATTCGTTAGGGGAAATTGCTAAAAAAAACACCTTTTTAAAGGTGTTTTTTTTATGTCTTAAATTAAAGTTTTAGACAAAAAAAATCTCAAAACAGAAAACTATTTTGAGATTTTAATTATTAAGAAATGCTACTCTTTATTAATCAGCTAAAATAATGGCTTTATTATCCTTTAACTCTAAAGTTCCTGATTTAATAGCAAGTGTTAAAATCTTATCATCATCTATATGAGGCTCAATTAAACCACTAATAATATCAATTTCTAAATGCTGTTGTGTATGCATGTGAATCTTAACTCTACCTTCTTTTAAAACTGAAACTACTGGTGCGTGATTATTCAACATTTGAAACTCACCATCAATACCAGGTACAGAAAAAGAATCAATTTTTGAAGAAAATAAAATAGCTTCTGGTGTTACAATTTCTAAAAACATATTTATATAGTTTTTAGTTGATAGTTGTTAGTCTAAACCAGCAACTATCAACTATTTTAAGCTTCTGCTAACATTTTTTCTCCAGCATCAATTGCATCTTGAATAGAACCTCTAAGGTTAAATGCAGCTTCTGGATATTTATCTAACTCACCATCCATTATCATATTAAAACCTTTAATAGTATCTTTAATATCTACTAAAACTCCTGGTATACCTGTAAATTGTTCAGCAACATGGAAAGGTTGAGATAAGAAACGTTGTACACGTCTAGCTCTATGAACTACTAATTTATCTTCTTCAGACAATTCTTCCATTCCTAAAATGGCAATAATATCTTGTAATTCTTTATAACGTTGTAAAATTTCTTTTACTGCAGTTGCTGTATTATAATGCTCTTCGCCTAAAATTTCTGCCGATAAAATTCTTGAAGTAGAATCTAATGGATCTACTGCTGGATAAATACCTAACTCAGCAATTTTACGAGACAATACTGTTGTAGCATCTAAATGCGCAAATGTTGTTGCTGGTGCCGGATCTGTTAAATCATCCGCAGGCACATAAACCGCTTGTACAGATGTAATAGAACCTTTTTTAGTTGATGTAATACGTTCTTGCATTGCACCCATTTCTGTAGCTAAAGTTGGTTGATAACCTACCGCAGAAGGCATACGCCCTAAAAGTGCAGAAACCTCTGAACCAGCTTGAGTAAATCTAAATATATTATCCACAAAGAAAAGCACATCTTTTCCTTGAGCTTCTCCTGCTCCATCTCTAAAGTATTCTGCTATAGTTAAACCAGACAAAGCAACTCTAGCACGAGCTCCTGGTGGCTCATTCATTTGACCGAAAACGAAAGTAGCTTTAGAATCTTTCATTCCTGGTTTATCTACCTTAGATAAGTCCCAACCACCTGCTTCCATAGAATGCATAAAGTCATCACCATATTTAATAATACCAGACTCTAACATTTCTCGAAGTAAATCATTTCCTTCACGAGTTCTTTCTCCAACACCTGCAAATACAGATAAACCACCATGTCCTTTAGCGATATTATTAATTAGTTCTTGAATTAATACTGTTTTACCTACTCCAGCTCCTCCAAATAATCCAATTTTACCACCTTTTGCATAAGGTTCAATCAAATCAATAACTTTAATTCCTGTAAATAAAACTTCTGTAGATACGGATAAATCTTCAAATTTAGGTGCAGATCTGTGAATTGGCAATCCATCATTTCCTTCTTTTGGCAAATTACCTAAACCGTCAATAGCATCTCCGGTAACGTTAAATAAACGTCCGTAAATATCATTACCGATTGGCATTTGTATTGGATTTCCTGTAGCAGTTACTTCAGTTCCTCTACTTAATCCATCTGTAGCATCCATAGAAATGGTTCTTACAGTGTCTTCACCAATATGTTGTTGTACTTCTAATACTAAAATTGAACCATCTTCTTTCTTTATTTCTAATGAATCGTAAATTCTAGGAAGTTCATTTTCTGTATTGAATTCAACATCAATAACTGGCCCAATTATTTGAGAAACTTTACCTTTAGCTGTAGACATTTTGTATCTAATTAAATTATTAGTATAATATGTGAAATATACACCTTCTCATGCAATATTCACTTTAATTTCAAAGGTGCAAAGGTACTTTTTTTTTTAATTAAAAAGAATTTTTAATTAAAAAAAAGCAATAAAAAAACTCTGCTCAAAAAAGAGCAGAGTTTTTATTTATTCTAATATATAAGAAAGACTACTCAGTTAACTTAACATCAACTCTTCTGTTATCTTTTCTACCTGCGCTAGTATTATTATTTGCAATAGGATTCTTTTCTCCAAATCCTAAAGTTTCTAATCTATTAGCATCAAAACCTTTTTTAACTAAATAAGCTTTAGCAGATACAGCTCTTCTTTCAGACAAGTATTGATTATAACCTGCATCACCTATACTATCAGTGTAACCTTCAATAACAAAAATCACATCTTTAATAGGGCTAATTAAATCAAATATTTTATCTAATTTCTCAGCTGTTTTCTTGTTTACTTCTGCTCTATCAAAAGCAAATTCAAGACCTTTACTGTACTCAGCTAAAGTTGCAATTTGAGCTTCTGTCATAGCTGCTTCAGGGCATCCATTATTAGACGCTGGTCCTGCTTCATCTTTACAGTTATCATCTTTATCTAAAACACCATCACCATCTGTATCTGGCCAAGGGCATCCATTATTAGCTGCAGGACCTGCAACATTAGCACATTTATCATCTTTATCAGCAACTCCATCTCCATCAGAATCAGGACAACCTTTATTTGCTTTAGTTCCTTTAGCATTAGGACACTTATCATCTTTATCTGCAACACCATCTCCATCAGAATCTGGACAACCATTCATAGCTGCTAAACCTGCTACATTAGGACAAGCGTCATCAGAATCTTTTATTCCATCTCCGTCAGCATCAGGACAACCATTAAACTCTTTTAATCCTACTACTTCTGGACAAGCATCTTCTTTATCATATACACCATCTCCATCAGTATCTGTACCTCCAAATTTAACTACTAAACCTAAAGAAGACTGGTAGTGAGCTTTTACATTATCAGCAAAACCTACAATCGATCCATGTTGAAAACTCAAACCTAAGTTATCATTAAACCAAGTATTAAAACCAACTCCTACATTAAGCATACCTTCTCCATTTGAATCATAAGAAACATAAGATCCTCCTAAATAAACGTAAGGATCAAACCATTGAGAAGTATCACCTATCAAGTTGTTTACATCGTATTTCACGTTTGCACCAAGTGAGTAATATAGAGCATCTACATCATCTTCAGCTTCATACCAAGTTATCTTGTTTAAAGACCCTGCTAATTGTAAAGAAAAACCTTTGTCTAAGTATTTTTCTGCAGTAATTCTAGAAATAGACGGTAAAAAATTCCAGTCTTTATTACCTAATAAATCATCTACTTGATCCCCAAAATCACTTCCGTTGTAAAAATCTACAACATTTACACCAAAACCAACAGCCCAAGGGTTGTTTGCATCTTGTGCGTTTACGTTGCTAAATGCTACTAACGTAAACAAAGCCATCACAGCCATTTTTAATTGTTTCATTATCAAAATTTTTTAAATTAAAAGTTCGTTATTATAATAAGCAAAAGTAAGTTCTTAAAAGTTATTAACAAAGATAAAGTTACAAAATATTATTAAATAAACGATTTTTTTTTAAATTCTAAATAATTTCCAATGCTTTACCTACTTTAGTAAAAGCATCAATTGCTTTATCCAAATGTACTTTTTCATGCGCTGCAGAAAGTTGAACTCTAATTCTTGCTTTCTCTTTAGGAACTACTGGAAAAAAGAAACCTATAACATAAATTCCTTCAGTTAGTAGTAAATTTGCCATTTCTTGAGATAGTTTTGCATCATATAACATTACAGGAACAATTGCTGCATCTGCACCTACTAAATCAAAACCTGCTTTTTCCATTTCTGTTCTAAAGTAATTGGTATTCCATTCTAATTTATCACGTAATGTTGTATCATCAAAAATTAAATCGAATACTTTTAAAATTGCGCCAACAATTGCTGGTGCTAAAGAGTTAGAAAACAAATAAGGTCTAGAACGTTGACGTAAAATTTCAATAATTTCTTTTTTACCAGTTGTATAACCTCCCATTGCTCCTCCTAAAGCTTTCCCTAGAGTTCCCGTAATAATATCTACTCTATCCATTACATTTTTTAACTCAACAGTTCCTCTTCCTGTTTTGCCAATAAAACCTGTTGCATGGCATTCATCAACCATAACTAAAGCATCATATTTATCTGCCAAATCACATATTTCATCTAATTTAGCAACAATTCCATCCATAGAAAAAACACCATCTGTTACAATAATTTTGAATCTATGATTTTGTTTATTCGCTTCAATTAGTTGTTCTTCTAAAGAAGCCATGTCATTATTATTATATCTATAACGCGCTGCTTTGCACAAACGAACACCGTCAATAATAGAAGCATGATTTAAACCATCAGAAATTATTGCATCTTCTTTTGTTAAAAGTGGTTCAAAAACACCTCCGTTTGCATCAAATGCTGCTGCATATAAAATAGTATCTTCTGTAGTGTAAAATTCTGCGATTTTTGCCTCTAATTGTTTATGAATATCTTGAGTTCCGCAAATAAAACGTACTGAAGACATCCCAAAACCATGCGTATCCATAGTATCTTTTGCTGCCTGAATTACCTCTGGATGATTTGATAATCCTAAATAATTATTTGCGCAAAAATTTATTACTTCTTCGCCTGTAGAAATTTTTATAACTGCATCTTGTGAAGACGTAATAATTCTTTCAGACTTATACAAACCTGCTTCTTTAATTTCTTGAATCTCTTTTTTTAAAGTATCTTTAATTTTTCCGTACATTTTTTATCGATTTAAAAAACACAAAGTTACAAAGTTTATTTTCTTTGATTATATTTCAATAATATCAATTTTATCATTTATGTAGATAAGTAGTTTTTTACCAACTTTAAAATTCATCGATTTTAAAACTCTTTCATACTTTAAAACTTGTTGGTGATGCTCTTTTGATTGATTTCCAGTTTTATAATCAATAATAACAACTTCATTCTTATCTGTAAAAATTAATCTATCAGGAATCATAATTTGATTATCAAAATCCACAATTTCTCTTTCATTATATATAATGACTGCTTCTGAGAAATAGTTTATCAATTCTGGATGATTTACCACAGCATTAATTTTACTGATCATTTCTTTTGATTGATTTTCATCAATAAAACCTTGTTGCTGGTACTGTTCAACAACCTTATCTACATCCTTTTTTGTGATGATTTTCGAGAGCATTTCATGAAACAAATTTCCAAAATTAATAGCTTCTCCTTGTGTTGTATTCCATAATTTTGATGCACTTGTCAACAAAACTACATTATGTTCTTGCCATGGAGTTGAAATAAATTTTTCGTGAATTTCTGCCAAAGAACTTTCTTCTTCTTTTTTACTAACTCGATTTTCATCACCAAAAGTATATTCTAAAAGTTCATCATTCCAAAGATTATTTTGCATCAAATAATTGATAAAAACGCCAGAATAAAAATCCGTATTTTCTTCTCCTTTGGATGAAATTTTCTTTTCTGTAATTACATACAATTGCTCTACAGCTCTCGTTAAAACAACATATAACAAGTTAAAATTATCTAATTCTAACTCTTCTCTTTGTTGATTATAAATCTCTAAACCTGTATTATTTACATAACTCAAACTTTTATTATAATCCACTAACAACTCTGAGAAATTATCATAATTTTCTGGCAATTCATCTAACCAAACTTTCGGATTTATTTGTCTATAAATATCAACATCACAAGGAAAAATTACTACAGGAAATTCTAATCCTTTAGATTTATGAATTGTCATAATCTGAACCGCATTTTTACTTTCTGGAGCAACAATACTTAACTTGTCTTTTTTGATTTCCCAAAACTCTAAAAACTCAGCAACATCCGTAGATTTTCGCTGTTGCTCTAACACAACATCTAAGAAAAACTGCACATACGCATCAGAAGAATTTACGAGATTGAAACCTCTAATAATATCTTCAATTTTCTCGTAAAATGGTAACTGATGAAAAGTAGCAATTTCAAATGAAATTCCGTAACTTTTTATAGACTCAAAAATGGTTTGATTATCCGCTTTTGCAAACTCTTTTAAAAAGATATGTTTTGGACTTCCAATTTGTAAATGTTGATGCAAAAAATACAGCATTTCAAATCGGGTTTCTTCATCATTAGGATTTTCTAGAACCTTTAAAACATCAATAATAAAATTGACTTTTGCGCTATTTTGCAGCAATAACGTTTCTGATGAAATAATATCAATTCCGTTTTCTGATAAGTAATTTGCAACAGCAACTCCGTCTTTTTTTGTACGTGTTAAAATGCAAATTTCATTCAAAGAAAAATCATTTTTTAAATGCTTAATTTTCTCTAAAACTTTCTTCGGATATCTTAGTTTTTTCTCTTCTTTATCTTTTTCATCCTCTAAAAAAGTAAGTGAAACAAATCCGCCTTTTTTAGCATTTTCAATTTGCTTATTTCCTTCAATAAATAAGTTTTTATACGATTCATTTTGAAGAAAATTTGCCGTGTGTTGAAAAAAGGAATTATTAAAATTAATGACCTCTGAATAACTTCTAAAATTAGTTTCTAAACTTCTGATTTCCTTACCAATATGAAAAGGATTTTCAACATCAGAACCTAGCTCAATAAACTGCTCTGCTTTTCCTCCTCTCCATCTGTAAATTGCTTGTTTTCCATCGCCAACCAACAATAAATTACTACTTTCTTGCGCCAAAGCATTATCAATTAAAGGAATTAAATTTTGCCATTGCAACACAGAAGTATCCTGCATTTCATCAATAAAATAATGCTGAAAACGTTGCCCAATTTTTTCATAAATAAAAGGCGCAGGTTGCTCTTTAATATTATCAGAAATTAGCTGATTAAATTCTGAATTTAATCGAATATTATTATCTTCTTTAATCTG
Protein-coding sequences here:
- the kbl gene encoding glycine C-acetyltransferase; protein product: MYGKIKDTLKKEIQEIKEAGLYKSERIITSSQDAVIKISTGEEVINFCANNYLGLSNHPEVIQAAKDTMDTHGFGMSSVRFICGTQDIHKQLEAKIAEFYTTEDTILYAAAFDANGGVFEPLLTKEDAIISDGLNHASIIDGVRLCKAARYRYNNNDMASLEEQLIEANKQNHRFKIIVTDGVFSMDGIVAKLDEICDLADKYDALVMVDECHATGFIGKTGRGTVELKNVMDRVDIITGTLGKALGGAMGGYTTGKKEIIEILRQRSRPYLFSNSLAPAIVGAILKVFDLIFDDTTLRDKLEWNTNYFRTEMEKAGFDLVGADAAIVPVMLYDAKLSQEMANLLLTEGIYVIGFFFPVVPKEKARIRVQLSAAHEKVHLDKAIDAFTKVGKALEII
- the atpD gene encoding F0F1 ATP synthase subunit beta gives rise to the protein MSTAKGKVSQIIGPVIDVEFNTENELPRIYDSLEIKKEDGSILVLEVQQHIGEDTVRTISMDATDGLSRGTEVTATGNPIQMPIGNDIYGRLFNVTGDAIDGLGNLPKEGNDGLPIHRSAPKFEDLSVSTEVLFTGIKVIDLIEPYAKGGKIGLFGGAGVGKTVLIQELINNIAKGHGGLSVFAGVGERTREGNDLLREMLESGIIKYGDDFMHSMEAGGWDLSKVDKPGMKDSKATFVFGQMNEPPGARARVALSGLTIAEYFRDGAGEAQGKDVLFFVDNIFRFTQAGSEVSALLGRMPSAVGYQPTLATEMGAMQERITSTKKGSITSVQAVYVPADDLTDPAPATTFAHLDATTVLSRKIAELGIYPAVDPLDSTSRILSAEILGEEHYNTATAVKEILQRYKELQDIIAILGMEELSEEDKLVVHRARRVQRFLSQPFHVAEQFTGIPGVLVDIKDTIKGFNMIMDGELDKYPEAAFNLRGSIQDAIDAGEKMLAEA
- a CDS encoding OmpA family protein, giving the protein MKQLKMAVMALFTLVAFSNVNAQDANNPWAVGFGVNVVDFYNGSDFGDQVDDLLGNKDWNFLPSISRITAEKYLDKGFSLQLAGSLNKITWYEAEDDVDALYYSLGANVKYDVNNLIGDTSQWFDPYVYLGGSYVSYDSNGEGMLNVGVGFNTWFNDNLGLSFQHGSIVGFADNVKAHYQSSLGLVVKFGGTDTDGDGVYDKEDACPEVVGLKEFNGCPDADGDGIKDSDDACPNVAGLAAMNGCPDSDGDGVADKDDKCPNAKGTKANKGCPDSDGDGVADKDDKCANVAGPAANNGCPWPDTDGDGVLDKDDNCKDEAGPASNNGCPEAAMTEAQIATLAEYSKGLEFAFDRAEVNKKTAEKLDKIFDLISPIKDVIFVIEGYTDSIGDAGYNQYLSERRAVSAKAYLVKKGFDANRLETLGFGEKNPIANNNTSAGRKDNRRVDVKLTE
- a CDS encoding F0F1 ATP synthase subunit epsilon — its product is MFLEIVTPEAILFSSKIDSFSVPGIDGEFQMLNNHAPVVSVLKEGRVKIHMHTQQHLEIDIISGLIEPHIDDDKILTLAIKSGTLELKDNKAIILAD
- a CDS encoding exodeoxyribonuclease V subunit beta; its protein translation is MQELSTFHVYNASAGSGKTFTLVKEYLKVLLDSEDIFKFQKVLAITFTNKAAGEMKERVLSNLEDFADGKENDLFKIIINEIAVDKPTIQIRSKKILEVILQNYSAFSITTIDSFTHKIIKSFAYDLGLPLNFEVEMDAVSLLNEAVDILISKIGTDRKLTKLLIDYSLDKTDDDKSWDISRDLNEFAKVLLNEDDIKHFRALSVKNLEDFTSLKSKLFTHQKELKEAIKKVGEDCLELIENNDLVHKDFMRATIPKFFTDLSVKSVNIDFLKRSETIERAIDNHQYYAKSTKDDIAAIIENIVPEIVSFYQKSKEIYSQFLMNKLALKNIIPLAVLNNINQELEQIKEDNNIRLNSEFNQLISDNIKEQPAPFIYEKIGQRFQHYFIDEMQDTSVLQWQNLIPLIDNALAQESSNLLLVGDGKQAIYRWRGGKAEQFIELGSDVENPFHIGKEIRSLETNFRSYSEVINFNNSFFQHTANFLQNESYKNLFIEGNKQIENAKKGGFVSLTFLEDEKDKEEKKLRYPKKVLEKIKHLKNDFSLNEICILTRTKKDGVAVANYLSENGIDIISSETLLLQNSAKVNFIIDVLKVLENPNDEETRFEMLYFLHQHLQIGSPKHIFLKEFAKADNQTIFESIKSYGISFEIATFHQLPFYEKIEDIIRGFNLVNSSDAYVQFFLDVVLEQQRKSTDVAEFLEFWEIKKDKLSIVAPESKNAVQIMTIHKSKGLEFPVVIFPCDVDIYRQINPKVWLDELPENYDNFSELLVDYNKSLSYVNNTGLEIYNQQREELELDNFNLLYVVLTRAVEQLYVITEKKISSKGEENTDFYSGVFINYLMQNNLWNDELLEYTFGDENRVSKKEEESSLAEIHEKFISTPWQEHNVVLLTSASKLWNTTQGEAINFGNLFHEMLSKIITKKDVDKVVEQYQQQGFIDENQSKEMISKINAVVNHPELINYFSEAVIIYNEREIVDFDNQIMIPDRLIFTDKNEVVIIDYKTGNQSKEHHQQVLKYERVLKSMNFKVGKKLLIYINDKIDIIEI